In a genomic window of Sarcophilus harrisii chromosome 4, mSarHar1.11, whole genome shotgun sequence:
- the POGK gene encoding pogo transposable element with KRAB domain isoform X2 — protein sequence MESTTFPLPFPLKEEEEEEEIQTKEVEDGPMDMQRVRICAEGGWVPALFDEVAIYFSDEEWEVLTEQQKALYREVMRMNYETVLSLEFPFPKPDMISQLEAEESPWVPYPQNSEEWKLQGGSFTGNEESDLKHPEWTPPLSIAPHFPQPQHLENFAFHLPQDMPEMSEWPEGYPFFMAMGFPGYDLGIDDIASKFQLSRGIRRSYDAGFKLMVVDYAESTNNCQAAKQFGVLEKNVRDWRKVKMQLQNAHAMRRAFRGPKNGRFALVDQRVAEYVRQRQAKGDPITREAMQLKALEIAQEMNIPEKGFKASLGWCRRMMRRYDLSLRHKVPVPQHLPEDLTEKLITYQRSILALRRTHDYMVGQMGNADETPICLEVPSRVTVDNQGEKPVLVKTPGREKLKITAMLGVLADGRKLPPYIILRGTYIPPGKFPSGMEIRCHRYGWMTEDLMQDWLEVVWKRRTGAVPRQRGMLILNGYRGHATDSVKNSMETMDTDMVIIPGGLTSQLQVLDVVVYKPLNDSVRSQYSEWLLAGNLALSPTGNAKKPPLGLFLEWVMVAWNSISSDSIVQGFKKCHVSSSMDDADVLWELEGDLSGGGDPPREGEANSMTESN from the exons gtacCAGCCCTGTTTGATGAGGTGGCCATATATTTCTCTGATGAGGAATGGGAAGTtttaactgaacaacaaaaggcACTCTACCGGGAGGTCATGAGAATGAATTATGAAACCGTACTTTCCCTGG AATTCCCATTTCCTAAACCAGACATGATCTCTCAGTTGGAAGCAGAGGAAAGCCCTTGGGTTCCTTACCCTCAGAACTCTGAGGAATGGAAACTCCAAGGAGGTTCTTTCACAG GGAATGAAGAATCTGATCTAAAGCATCCAGAATGGACCCCCCCATTGAGCATTGCTCCTCATTTTCCCCAACCACAGCATCTTGAAAACTTCGCTTTCCATCTGCCCCAGGATATGCCAGAAATGTCCGAGTGGCCTGAAGGGTACCCATTCTTCATGGCCATGGGTTTCCCAGGGTATGATCTGGGAATAGATGACATAGCAAGTAAGTTTCAGCTGAGTAGGGGTATCCGCCGGAGCTACGATGCAGGCTTCAAGTTAATGGTTGTGGATTATGCAGAAAGTACTAATAACTGCCAGGCTGCCAAGCAGTTTGGTGTGTTGGAGAAAAATGTCCGTGACTGGCGAAAAGTGAAGATGCAACTCCAGAATGCCCATGCAATGCGACGTGCTTTCCGAGGCCCCAAGAACGGAAGGTTTGCTCTGGTGGACCAGCGGGTGGCTGAGTATGTGAGGCAGAGACAGGCCAAAGGAGACCCAATCACAAGAGAGGCAATGCAGCTCAAAGCCTTAGAAATAGCCCAGGAAATGAATATTCCTGAAAAGGGGTTCAAAGCAAGCTTGGGATGGTGTCGTAGGATGATGAGGAGGTATGACCTGTCTTTGAGACATAAAGTACCTGTGCCCCAGCATTTGCCTGAGGACCTGACAGAGAAACTCATCACTTATCAGCGTAGCATCTTGGCCCTGCGAAGAACACACGATTACATGGTTGGGCAGATGGGGAATGCTGATGAGACTCCTATCTGTTTGGAGGTACCATCACGTGTGACTGTAGACAACCAAGGGGAAAAGCCTGTTTTGGTGAAGACCCCAGGCagggaaaaactaaaaattacaGCAATGCTTGGTGTCTTAGCCGATGGAAGAAAATTGCCTCCATATATCATTTTAAGGGGAACATATATTCCCCCTGGCAAGTTCCCCAGTGGGATGGAAATTCGCTGCCATCGCTATGGCTGGATGACAGAGGACTTGATGCAAGACTGGTTGGAGGTGGTGTGGAAACGGAGGACTGGAGCAGTGCCGAGGCAGCGGGGGATGCTGATCCTAAATGGCTATCGAGGCCATGCTACTGATTCTGTTAAAAATTCCATGGAAACTATGGATACCGACATGGTCATCATCCCAGGAGGCTTGACTTCTCAACTACAAGTGTTAGATGTGGTAGTCTATAAACCTCTGAACGACAGTGTGCGTTCCCAGTACTCAGAGTGGCTCCTCGCTGGCAATCTTGCTCTCAGCCCAACTGGGAATGCCAAGAAGCCTCCCCTTGGCCTGTTTCTAGAGTGGGTCATGGTTGCGTGGAACAGCATCTCAAGTGATTCCATTGTCCAGGGATTCAAAAAGTGCCATGTCTCCAGCAGCATGGATGATGCCGACGTCCTGTGGGAATTAGAGGGTGACTTGTCTGGAGGAGGTGATCCCCCAAGAGAAGGTGAAGCTAACAGCATGACTGAGAGCAACTGA